From a region of the Helianthus annuus cultivar XRQ/B chromosome 5, HanXRQr2.0-SUNRISE, whole genome shotgun sequence genome:
- the LOC110942960 gene encoding uncharacterized protein LOC110942960: MARVDERLDQVVDQLTDRMADLINRRRQRPNDGYGSELSNPFGDDSTSEDEREGQPRGERGGGNRRWDSGIRVDIPEFGGSSLNPEGFVDWLATVEEVFEYKVVPENKRVALIATRLRGRASAWWQQLKLTRNRLGKSRIVTWAKMKKCLRSNFLPHNFQRLMYQRLQNLKQGAKSVDDYTTEFYQLIARNDIQEPEEQLVSRYIGGLRVQIMEFVNLFDPLTIPEAHQRALAFEKQNRRVGGSFTPAGGNVGSGSGAPRGGPSQQKPGGSNTGPTSKGASSSGPRCFNCGETGHRQAECKKAGKRHLFAESEDEQYEEYENNPVYDEETEYEEEVVTGDVGVNLVVRRSCYTPKADGDDWLKHNIFHSTCTILGKVCTFVIDSESCDNLISEEAVQKLALKTESHPKPYKLQWLKKGGEVTVSKRALVSISIGSTYKDDVVCDVVPMDACHLLLGRPWEYERNIEHNGRSSTYSFLFGGVKITLVPSKPKQLATKQSGNLLTISQFQDELEDTDSVFVLIGKAVPEEVKIPEVMVPLLEEFSDVFPVELPDGLPPLRDIQHHIDLEPGSQLPNRPHYRMSPAEHEELRRQVEELISKGHVRESMSPCAVPALLTPKKDGTWRMCVDSRAINKITVRYRFPIPRLDDLLDQLTGASIFTKLDLKSGYYQIRLRPGDEWKTAFKTREGFILGL, translated from the exons ATGGCGAGAGTGGATGAACGGTTGGATCAAGTGGTCGATCAGTTGACTGACCGGATGGCCGACTTGATCAATCGTAGGAGGCAGAGACCCAATGACGGGTATGGTTCTGAACTTAGTAACCCATTTGGTGATGATTCGACTTCCGAAGATGAACGGGAGGGGCAACCAAGGGGTGAACGTGGAGGGGGTAATAGGcgttgggattctgggataagaGTTGATATTCCGGAATTTGGTGGGTCTAGTTTGAATCCGGAGGGGTTCGTCGATTGGTTGGCTACCGTAGAGGAGGTGTTCGAGTACAAGGTGGTGCCTGAAAACAAGCGGGTGGCCTTGATCGCTACCAGGTTACGTGGTAGGGCCTCTGCGTGGTGGCAACAATTGAAATTAACACGGAATAGACTCGGGAAGTCAAGGATCGTGACGTGGGCCAAGATGAAAAAGTGCTTGCGGTCCAACTTTTTGCCTCATAATTTTCAAAGGTTGATGTACCAGCGTCTGCAGAATTTGAAACAGGGGGCTAAATCGGTTGATGATTATACCACAGAATTTTACCAGTTGATTGCGAGGAATGATATTCAAGAACCGGAGGAGCAACTTGTTTCTCGGTATATTGGGGGTCTAAGGGTTCAAATCATGGAGTTCGTGAATCTTTTTGATCCGTTAACCATTCCTGAGGCACACCAACGGGCGTTGGCCTTTGAGAAGCAAAACCGTCGGGTGGGCGGTTCATTTACCCCTGCTGGGGGAAACGTTGGGTCAGGCAGTGGGGCACCTCGTGGCGGGCCTAGTCAGCAGAAGCCGGGTGGTAGCAATACCGGGCCTACTTCTAAGGGGGCTAGTAGTAGTGGTCcgagatgtttcaattgtggtgagacGGGCCATCGTCAAGCTGAGTGTAAGAAGGCCGGTAAGAGACACTTGTTTGCTGAGTCTGAGGATGAACAGTATGAGGAATATGAAAATAACCCAGTGTATGATGAAGAAACTGAGTACGAAGAAGAGGTTGTGACCGGTGATGTTGGAGTGAACTTGGTGGTCAGGCGCTCTTGCTATACACCAAAGGCAGATGGGGATGATTGGTTGAAACACAACATCTTCCACTCAACATGTACCATTTTGGGGAAGGTTTGCACATTTGTCATTGATTCGGAGAGTTGTGACAATCTGATTTCTGAAGAGGCAGTTCAAAAGTTGGCCTTGAAGACAGAGAGTCACCCGAAACCGTACAAGCTTCAATGGCTTAAAAAGGGAGGTGAAGTGACGGTATCTAAAAGGGCACTTGTTTCTATTTCTATTGGGTCAACGTACAAAGATGATGTTGTGTGTGATGTGGTCCCTATGGACGCGTGTCACTTATTGTTGGGTAGACCTTGGGAATATGAACGTAATATTGAGCATAACGGGCGGTCCAGTACTTATAGTTTTCTGTTTGGTGGTGTGAAGATCACTCTTGTCCCTAGCAAGCCTAAACAGTTAGCCACAAAACAGTCGGGTAATTTGTTGACCATCAGCCAGTTTCAAGATGAATTGGAGGACACAGACAGTGTTTTTGTTTTGATAGGGAAGGCAGTGCCCGAGGAAGTCAAAATTCCTGAAGTTATGGTTCCTTTGCTTGAGGAATTTTCTGATGTGTTTCCGGTTGAGTTGCCTGATGGATTACCGCCTTTGCGTGACATCCAACATCATATTGATTTGGAGCCTGGGTCACAGTTACCCAATAGACCACATTACAGGATGAGCCCTGCTGAGCATGAAGAGTTGCGAAGACAGGTTGAGGAGTTGATTTCTAAGGGTCACGTTCGTGAAAGTATGAGCCCTTGTGCTGTTCCGGCTTTATTGACTCCAAAAAAAGATGGCACTTGGCGTATGTGTGTTGATAGTCGAGCAATCAACAAGATTACTGTGAGGTACAGGTTTCCTATTCCTCGACTTGATGATTTGCTTGATCAACTTACTGGTGCTAGTATTTTTACGAAGTTAGATTTGAAGAGTGGTTATTACCAGATTCGTCTTAGACCGGGTGACGAGTGGAAGACTGCCTTCAAGACTCGTGAAGGATT tattttgggccTTTAG